A window of Vigna unguiculata cultivar IT97K-499-35 chromosome 4, ASM411807v1, whole genome shotgun sequence contains these coding sequences:
- the LOC114182194 gene encoding miraculin-like: MKTTLLAFALLFALVSQPLLGAAEASPDEVVDTSGKLLRAGVNYNILLSMPYKNSKTPQGLGLSKIGKSCPLDVVVVDRHHSLSLRFIPVNPKKGVIRVSTDLNIMFPPNITCPHHSIVWKIESFQVSKGRSLSLVSTGGVKGNPGRETIGNWFKIEKYGGAYKLVYCPSVCPSCKHVVCENVGMFVDEKGNHRLALSAVPFQVKFLKA, encoded by the coding sequence ATGAAGACAACATTGTTAGCTTTTGCCCTTCTCTTTGCCCTGGTCTCACAACCACTTCTGGGAGCAGCTGAAGCTTCACCTGATGAAGTAGTTGACACATCAGGCAAACTGCTACGTGCTGGTGTCAACTACAACATTCTTCTATCCATGCCCTACAAAAATAGTAAAACTCCACAAGGTCTTGGCCTCTCAAAGATTGGTAAATCATGCCCTCTGGATGTTGTAGTTGTGGACAGACACCATAGTTTGTCACTAAGGTTTATACCTGTTAACCCCAAAAAGGGTGTTATTCGTGTCTCCACTGACCTCAACATCATGTTCCCTCCTAACATCACTTGCCCTCACCACTCCATAGTGTGGAAGATTGAGAGTTTTCAGGTTTCTAAGGGACGCTCACTCTCGTTGGTGTCCACCGGTGGTGTTAAGGGCAATCCTGGTCGGGAAACCATTGGAAACTGGTTCAAGATTGAGAAGTATGGTGGTGCTTATAAACTAGTTTATTGTCCCAGCGTGTGTCCTTCCTGCAAGCATGTTGTGTGCGAGAATGTTGGGAtgtttgttgatgaaaaaggGAACCATCGTTTGGCTCTAAGTGCTGTTCCATTCCAAGTCAAATTCCTCAAGGCCTAA